From one Oncorhynchus keta strain PuntledgeMale-10-30-2019 chromosome 30, Oket_V2, whole genome shotgun sequence genomic stretch:
- the LOC118380499 gene encoding E3 ubiquitin-protein ligase RLIM isoform X22, whose amino-acid sequence MEGSDSSEPGASDQPEAQRRRQRDRLDREEAFYQFVNNLSEADYRLMRDNNLLGTPGEITAEELLSRLQQIKDGPEQQQPSINTSETGEATGELAEGPEDPSNGDTLLDWLNTVRRTGNTTRSGHRGNQSWRAVSRTNPNSGDFRFSLEINVNRNLAEQQARAEGEAEAQEEAPTRAPGNGVEVQPEAEVPMETGEVLEEPVVEEMAVIVEPEAEMEPVADVEAEPVADVEAEPVADIEAEPVADVEAEPVADVEAEPVADVEAEPVADVEAEPVADVEAEPVAEVEAEAEVEAELEAEVEAEAEPEAEVEAEPEAEVEAEPEAEVEAEPEAEVEAEAEAEPEAEVEADPEAELEAEMVPELVVEVVPQLPSPVTTTPPVSRPASPLVQAPPAAPAPPSPPPEEPPRRGQRRARSRSPEQRRTRARTTRSRSPLTLDRLPRHVPTSPAPQAPAEGSSRTRQHVLSRQSTAEYEAQSAGTGSDTGSGNVPEPGTTPPQEGEAAGGEGAAGRRPPTIMLDLQVRRVRPGEYRQRDSIANRTRSRSQNSNNTFLYESERGGFRRTFSRSERAGVRTYVSTIRIPIRRISDAGLGEATSMALQTMIRQIMTGFGELSYFMDSDSDSSDSNRGGGNPTGAADLAEALNTPDGGVASMAEGVEPPVSVSGHSIGGAGEARTEEREGEDGMGLGLSPGIGLGVGGTPREGRARPRAPISLEEPGSLPFLRLAHFFLLNDEDEEQPRGLTKEQIDNLSTRNFGESDALKTCSVCITEYAEGNKLRKLPCSHEYHVHCIDRWLSENSTCPICRRAVLVSANRESVV is encoded by the exons ATGGAGGGCTCCGACAGTTCTGAGCCAGGCGCCAGTGACCAACCAGAGGCCCAGCGCAGGCGGCAACGGGACCGGCTAGACCGGGAGGAGGCCTTCTACCAGTTTGTCAACAACCTGAGTGAGGCAGACTACCGGCTGATGAGAGACAACAACCTGCTAGGTACCCCAG GTGAGATCACAGCAGAGGAGTTGTTGAGTCGGCTGCAGCAGATTAAGGATGGACCAGAGCAGCAGCAGCCTAGCATCAACACCAGTGAGACTGGAGAAGCTACAGGAG AACTGGCAGAAGGTCCAGAGGACCCGTCTAACGGCGACACCCTCTTGGATTGGCTGAACACCGTCAGGCGGACAGGCAACACCACCCGCAGTGGTCACCGAGGCAACCAGTCATGGCGGGCGGTGAGCCGGACCAACCCAAACAGCGGAGACTTCCGGTTCAGTCTGGAGATCAACGTTAACCGTAACCTGGCCGAGCAGCAGGCCCGCGCCGAGGGGGAGGCCGAGGCGCAGGAGGAGGCCCCAACTAGAGCACCTGGCAATGGGGTGGAGGTCCAGCCGGAGGCGGAGGTGCCcatggagacaggagaggtgCTGGAGGAACCAGTTGTGGAGGAGATGGCTGTCATAGTGGAACCAGAAGCGGAGATGGAGCCAGTGGCTGATGTAGAAGCTGAGCCAGTGGCTGACGTAGAAGCTGAGCCAGTGGCTGACATAGAAGCTGAGCCAGTGGCTGACGTAGAAGCTGAGCCAGTGGCTGATGTAGAAGCTGAGCCAGTGGCTGACGTAGAAGCTGAGCCAGTGGCTGACGTAGAAGCTGAGCCAGTGGCTGACGTAGAAGCTGAGCCAGTGGCTGAAGTAGAAGCAGAGGCTGAAGTAGAAGCTGAGCTAGAGGCTGAAGTAGAAGC AGAAGCTGAGCCAGAGGCTGAAGTAGAAGCTGAGCCAGAGGCTGAAGTAGAAGCTGAGCCAGAGGCTGAAGTAGAAGCTGAGCCAGAGGCTGAAgtagaagcagaagcagaagctgAGCCAGAGGCTGAAGTAGAAGCTGATCCAGAGGCAGAACTAGAAGCAGAGATGGTCCCAGagttagtagtagaggtagtccCACAGCTGCCCAGCCCTGTCACCACCACCCCTCCTGTCTCCAGACCAGCCAGTCCCCTGGTGCAGGCCCCTCCAGCCGCCCCTGCCCCTCCTAGCCCGCCCCCTGAGGAGCCTCCGCGACGGGGCCAGAGACGAGCCCGCAGCCGTAGCCCTGAGCAGCGCCGGACCAGGGCTCGCACCACACGAAGTCGTTCCCCCCTCACCCTGGACCGACTCCCCCGCCACGTCCCCACCAGCCCCGCCCCCCAGGCCCCCGCAGAGGGAAGCTCACGGACTCGACAGCATGTTCTGTCCCGGCAGAGCACCGCAGAGTACGAGGCCCAGTCAGCCGGAACAGGGTCTGACACGGGGTCTGGGAACGTCCCAGAGCCTGGTACCACCCCACCCCAGGAGGGAGAGGCCGCGGGCGGGGAGGGAGCAGCAGGACGACGTCCCCCCACCATCATGCTGGACCTGCAGGTGCGTCGTGTTCGTCCAGGTGAGTACCGCCAGAGGGACAGCATTGCTAACAGAACCCGCTCACGCTCCCAGAACTCCAACAACACCTTCCTGTACGAGAGTGAGAGGGGCGGGTTCCGCAGGACCTTCTCCAGGTCCGAGCGTGCGGGTGTGAGGACGTACGTCAGCACCATCAGGATCCCCATCAGGAGGATCAGTGATGCAGGGTTGGGAGAGGCCACCTCCATGGCTCTGCAGACCATGATACGACAGATCATGACCGGCTTCGGAGAGCTCAGCTACTTCATGGACTCAGACTCTGACTCCTCGGACTCAAACCGTGGCGGTGGTAACCCCACTGGCGCTGCCGACCTGGCCGAGGCGCTCAACACTCCCGACGGGGGAGTAGCCAGCATGGCGGAGGGGGTGGAGCCTCCTGTCTCAGTGAGCGGGCATAGTATTGGAGGAGCCGGGGAGgcaaggacagaggagagggagggggaggacggGATGGGTCTAGGTCTGTCCCCAGGAATAGGTTTAGGGGTGGGGGGCACCCCCAGGGAGGGGCGAGCTCGGCCCCGTGCCCCCATCAGTCTGGAGGAACCGGGGTCACTACCCTTCCTCCGCCTTGCTCACTTCTTCCTCCTGAATGATGAGGATGAGGAACAGCCCAGAGGACTCACCAAGGAGCAGATCGACAACCTCTCCACCAGGAACTTTGGGGAGAGTGATGCTCTGAAGACCTGCAGTGTGTGTATCACAGAGTATGCTGAGGGGAACAAGTTGAGGAAGTTGCCCTGTTCTCATGAGTACCATGTTCACTGTATCGACCGCTGGCTGTCTGAGAACTCCACCTGTCCTATCTGCCGCAGGGCCGTGTTGGTGTCTGCTAACCGGGAGAGTGTGGTCTAA